One Bradyrhizobium manausense DNA segment encodes these proteins:
- a CDS encoding branched-chain amino acid ABC transporter permease, whose product MSVTHDARIQVRSPAATAQRPAARTWPDINNPAAWIVAAILLIMPLIANGFFLIEIFATTLILGTIALSLMFLAGYGGMVSLMQLTIAGFCAYMVAVFGVSGNANISLGWPWWLAVPMALALATIFGTLGGALAVRTEGIYTIMITLAIGAAFYYFTNQNWAIFNGHTGINNVSTPHFWGVDWRADIPFYYVVLAVAALCYFAVDYISRAPFGLALQGVRDNPRRMAALGFNVNAHRVAAYAVASFIAGLAGVLQVWNYRQISPGSVSVGACIDVLIIAVVGGITRPIGPYIGALVFVLLRTFALDFLVKIGLDGNRFRLLIGLGFLAIVFWSSDGVIGLWQRWRQGHRPQSDRPGGGRSHG is encoded by the coding sequence ATGTCCGTCACCCACGATGCGCGCATTCAGGTCCGCAGCCCCGCCGCGACGGCGCAGCGCCCGGCCGCGCGCACCTGGCCCGACATCAACAATCCGGCGGCCTGGATCGTGGCGGCCATCCTGCTGATCATGCCGCTGATCGCGAACGGCTTCTTCCTGATCGAAATCTTTGCGACGACGCTGATCCTCGGCACCATCGCGCTCAGCCTGATGTTCCTCGCCGGCTATGGCGGCATGGTCAGCCTGATGCAGCTCACCATCGCGGGCTTTTGCGCCTACATGGTCGCGGTGTTCGGCGTCAGCGGCAACGCCAATATCAGCCTGGGCTGGCCGTGGTGGCTGGCGGTGCCGATGGCGCTGGCGCTCGCAACGATCTTCGGCACGCTCGGCGGCGCGCTCGCGGTGCGCACCGAAGGCATCTACACCATCATGATCACACTGGCGATTGGTGCGGCCTTCTACTACTTCACCAACCAGAACTGGGCGATCTTCAACGGCCATACCGGTATCAACAACGTCTCAACACCGCATTTCTGGGGCGTCGACTGGCGGGCCGACATTCCTTTCTACTACGTCGTGCTCGCGGTCGCTGCGCTCTGCTATTTTGCGGTCGACTACATCTCCCGCGCGCCGTTCGGCCTCGCACTGCAGGGCGTACGCGACAATCCGCGCCGCATGGCCGCGCTCGGCTTCAACGTCAATGCGCACCGCGTCGCGGCCTATGCGGTGGCCTCCTTCATCGCCGGCCTCGCCGGTGTGCTCCAGGTCTGGAACTATCGTCAGATCTCGCCCGGCTCGGTCAGCGTCGGCGCCTGCATCGATGTCCTCATCATCGCTGTCGTCGGCGGCATCACACGGCCGATCGGTCCCTATATCGGCGCGCTGGTCTTCGTCCTCTTGCGTACCTTCGCGCTCGACTTTCTGGTCAAGATCGGGCTCGACGGCAACCGCTTCCGGCTGCTGATCGGGCTCGGCTTCCTCGCCATCGTATTCTGGTCGTCGGACGGCGTGATCGGCCTGTGGCAGCGCTGGCGCCAGGGCCATCGCCCGCAGTCGGATCGTCCGGGCGGAGGGCGCAGCCATGGATAG